A genomic window from Sulfurimonas paralvinellae includes:
- a CDS encoding polyribonucleotide nucleotidyltransferase, with protein MKYDVKLDLENRVEEYSFGDVAKQANGSAWVKSGKTVILATVVIDETEIVKDDFLPLTVQYIEKTYAAGKIPGGFFKRETKPSDFETLTSRIVDRSLRPLFPKGFGHPTQITIMVFSADADSDMQVLALNAASAALYVSDIDINRSVSAVRAAKVDGELVLNPTLTQLKNSTLDLYLSGTKEELLMIEMRSIGSEKIDVEEIPEPVLDPIMDPSIGTVVIDTHVSNAMGEDELIEVLDKTQKVLFEANVEYEVAFGPYQKDIKPMELKAHQLNADMLTYVKENHLADIKDALSQMAKSERSTALRELRKKIIAAKEEWADVELELELKDAIEAAKKEYVRSQILNDKVRADGRALNEVRPISIDTNILPAAHASCLFTRGQTQALVVLTMGGPKDAQMFEGLTDEGTQNENFMVHYNFPGFSVGEASPIMGTKRRELGHGNLAKRALEPIINLEGQTVRLVSEILESNGSSSMATVCGGYLALRAADIETSDTVAGIAMGMVSEGDNYAILSDIMGLEDHDGDMDFKVTGSKDGITAMQMDIKLGGISLNILKEALYQAKEGRSHIIDIMLEAESKIEFNDGVLPSTEHFHIDPGFIGEIIGQAGKTIREIIEKFEVAIDIDKKDGKVKITGKNKEGVKGAKEHIHSIVNAPKKEKIKYEVGSVYEGVVKRIVDFGAFVELSDGTDGLLHISKISKERVNDVKDVLHEGQKVKVEILEFKGNKISLGMAE; from the coding sequence ATGAAATATGATGTAAAACTAGATTTAGAAAACAGAGTAGAAGAGTACAGTTTTGGTGATGTGGCAAAACAGGCAAACGGGAGTGCATGGGTAAAGTCCGGCAAAACAGTCATTCTCGCAACGGTAGTGATTGATGAGACAGAAATTGTCAAAGATGATTTTTTGCCGCTTACTGTGCAGTATATAGAAAAAACATATGCAGCCGGAAAGATTCCTGGCGGCTTTTTCAAACGTGAAACAAAACCGAGTGATTTTGAGACATTGACCTCACGCATCGTAGATAGAAGTCTGCGTCCGCTCTTTCCAAAAGGTTTCGGCCATCCTACACAGATTACTATTATGGTCTTTTCAGCGGATGCAGATTCAGATATGCAGGTACTCGCACTCAATGCCGCATCTGCAGCTCTCTATGTCTCTGACATTGACATCAACAGAAGTGTTTCTGCTGTGCGTGCCGCAAAAGTGGATGGTGAACTAGTACTCAATCCAACCCTCACGCAACTGAAAAACTCTACGCTTGACCTTTATCTTTCAGGTACAAAAGAGGAACTTTTGATGATAGAGATGCGTTCGATAGGAAGTGAGAAAATAGATGTAGAAGAGATTCCTGAACCAGTGCTTGATCCTATTATGGACCCGTCAATCGGCACAGTGGTCATCGATACGCATGTTTCCAATGCTATGGGAGAAGATGAACTTATAGAAGTGCTTGACAAAACACAGAAAGTTCTTTTTGAAGCCAATGTAGAGTATGAAGTGGCATTTGGACCGTATCAAAAAGATATCAAGCCTATGGAGTTAAAAGCGCATCAGCTTAATGCTGATATGCTTACTTATGTCAAAGAAAATCATCTTGCAGATATCAAAGATGCGCTTTCTCAAATGGCAAAATCAGAACGCTCTACTGCCCTGCGTGAGCTTCGAAAAAAGATTATTGCCGCTAAAGAAGAGTGGGCTGATGTCGAACTTGAGCTTGAATTAAAAGATGCGATCGAAGCGGCTAAAAAAGAGTATGTCCGTTCACAGATTTTAAATGATAAAGTGCGTGCAGACGGTCGTGCTTTAAATGAAGTACGACCTATCAGCATCGATACGAATATTTTACCGGCAGCACATGCATCATGTCTCTTTACACGTGGACAGACGCAGGCACTTGTAGTCCTAACAATGGGTGGACCAAAAGATGCACAGATGTTTGAGGGTCTAACAGATGAAGGTACGCAAAATGAAAATTTCATGGTGCATTATAACTTTCCTGGATTTTCAGTCGGTGAAGCAAGTCCGATCATGGGAACGAAACGACGTGAGCTTGGCCACGGAAACTTGGCAAAACGGGCGTTAGAACCGATCATAAACCTTGAAGGGCAGACTGTTCGTCTTGTATCGGAGATTTTAGAATCAAATGGTTCATCCTCAATGGCAACTGTATGTGGCGGTTATTTAGCGCTTCGTGCAGCAGATATTGAGACGAGTGATACCGTTGCCGGAATTGCGATGGGTATGGTGAGTGAAGGCGATAACTATGCAATCCTCTCAGATATCATGGGACTTGAAGACCATGACGGTGATATGGACTTTAAAGTAACAGGTTCAAAAGACGGTATTACGGCAATGCAGATGGATATCAAGCTCGGCGGTATCTCTTTAAATATATTAAAAGAGGCACTCTATCAGGCAAAAGAGGGCAGAAGCCATATTATTGATATTATGCTTGAAGCTGAGAGTAAGATAGAATTTAATGACGGTGTTCTTCCTTCAACGGAACATTTCCATATAGATCCAGGATTTATCGGTGAGATTATCGGTCAGGCTGGTAAAACTATCCGTGAGATCATTGAGAAATTCGAAGTTGCCATTGACATCGATAAAAAAGACGGTAAAGTGAAAATTACCGGTAAAAACAAAGAGGGTGTCAAAGGTGCCAAAGAGCATATTCACAGTATAGTAAATGCACCTAAAAAAGAGAAGATAAAATATGAAGTAGGCAGCGTATATGAAGGCGTTGTCAAACGCATTGTGGATTTTGGTGCTTTTGTTGAACTTTCGGACGGTACTGACGGTCTTTTACACATCTCAAAAATTTCAAAAGAGCGTGTCAATGATGTAAAAGATGTGCTTCATGAAGGGCAAAAAGTTAAAGTTGAAATCTTAGAGTTCAAAGGCAATAAAATCTCTTTGGGCATGGCAGAGTAA
- a CDS encoding phosphoribosyltransferase has protein sequence MQKYKHMLQDREDAAKKLIDIMPMQKFKEEEWHIVAVSKGGLELGRHLKQKLKNPLEILFLEAIMAPHNNECEVARVSETEEIVLNESLINAFEIQYDYIYGEAHRKHEEDILSSIYQYRKGRPFPSMQNRVILLVDEGSETGTKFMTALKTVLNQKPKAVYIAVPVLPRDVLEVLETFVDDIFFLYDIDDYVETDLYYKNLEKIDDEAIENILEENR, from the coding sequence ATGCAAAAATATAAACATATGCTGCAAGATAGAGAAGATGCGGCGAAGAAGTTGATCGATATTATGCCGATGCAGAAATTCAAAGAAGAAGAGTGGCATATTGTAGCAGTATCCAAAGGCGGTCTAGAGTTGGGCCGTCATCTCAAACAAAAGCTCAAAAACCCTTTGGAAATTCTTTTTCTTGAAGCGATCATGGCCCCACACAATAATGAGTGCGAAGTGGCGCGAGTGAGCGAAACAGAAGAGATCGTTTTGAATGAGAGTCTTATAAATGCATTTGAAATTCAGTATGATTATATCTATGGAGAAGCTCATAGAAAGCATGAAGAGGATATACTTAGCTCAATATATCAATACAGAAAAGGCCGGCCTTTCCCTTCGATGCAAAACAGGGTTATTTTATTGGTGGATGAAGGCAGTGAGACTGGCACAAAATTCATGACAGCGCTTAAGACTGTTTTAAATCAAAAACCTAAAGCTGTCTATATTGCTGTCCCGGTTCTGCCAAGAGATGTGCTTGAAGTGTTGGAGACTTTTGTAGATGATATCTTTTTTCTATATGATATTGATGATTATGTAGAGACGGATTTGTATTACAAAAATTTAGAAAAAATTGATGATGAAGCAATAGAAAATATATTAGAGGAAAACAGATGA
- a CDS encoding LPS-assembly protein LptD: protein MRSFFLLFLLFVSLHAGDKVEIYASKLTSHDEVVSAAGGVSVIYKDYVITADRARYDKKTGELELFENIRANSAGKYKVLGKYARLNLAKKEKLFRPFYMIDNKSDVWMSGDEGKADNAEIDISSGVVSGCNPIDPLWTMEFSSSDYNTESKWINLYNMRLYIYDIPVLYTPYFGYSLDTTRRTGLLKPSVGLSNDEGFYYQQPIYIAEQNWWDLELLPQIRTSRGSGLYTNFRFVDSKVSHGELKMGYFKEKGDYFLKNDLQNDSHYGYNFKYDNRDVLNLWSGYDFAGQSGLYIDINHMNDVDYINLASNNIIDQSTARQVLSRINTFYNTTDNYMGAYFKYYQDLRSENNDNTLQKLPTLHYHHYLDTYLKDHLLYSLDVKSNNIRRQINNKVIQTDVNLPVTLQTSLFDEYLNLSYTANLYLQHSAFSGENDNTPNFEYKDGYYARNYHTFSANTQLTKRYDSFSHIIGFGVIYNKSAWEQDTGFYADNTDYCSNLDNASDIEYASRCEFYNIAEIDNAAQLQFTQYIYDDKAQQILYHRMAQRISYSSTSSRYGELENELDYKITKYLSFYNNMFYNYDRNAFSKLFNKLSLNKYGVNLQFSHLYKDSFISGDPLRFTNYLTSSVEYTYNRHYSFSVLYNYDIENKEKKSASIGFMYKKRCWDFGIKYSENNRPILTQNSGSSSIYDRYIYVTIVLKPLMQSSKNSSFITYKLPNSQTN, encoded by the coding sequence ATGCGTAGTTTTTTTCTTCTTTTTTTACTTTTTGTATCCTTGCATGCCGGTGATAAAGTAGAGATCTATGCTTCAAAACTTACTTCTCATGATGAAGTTGTCAGTGCAGCCGGCGGTGTTTCGGTAATCTATAAAGATTATGTTATTACAGCAGACAGAGCGCGATATGATAAAAAAACAGGAGAGCTTGAACTTTTTGAAAACATCCGTGCCAACAGTGCAGGTAAATATAAGGTTCTGGGAAAATATGCCAGACTCAACCTTGCAAAGAAAGAGAAACTTTTCCGACCTTTTTATATGATAGATAACAAATCCGATGTCTGGATGAGTGGTGATGAAGGTAAAGCTGATAATGCTGAAATAGATATATCCTCAGGTGTGGTCAGTGGCTGTAATCCGATAGATCCGCTTTGGACAATGGAATTTTCTTCTTCAGATTACAATACCGAGTCAAAGTGGATCAATCTTTACAATATGCGTCTGTATATTTACGATATCCCAGTACTCTATACACCTTATTTTGGCTATTCTCTTGATACGACACGAAGAACAGGTCTTTTAAAACCTTCTGTCGGGTTATCAAATGATGAAGGATTTTATTATCAGCAGCCAATTTATATTGCAGAACAGAATTGGTGGGATCTGGAACTGTTGCCTCAAATTAGAACAAGCAGAGGATCCGGTCTTTACACGAACTTTCGTTTTGTTGACTCAAAAGTCTCACATGGGGAGTTGAAGATGGGTTATTTTAAGGAAAAAGGCGATTATTTCCTTAAAAATGATCTGCAAAATGATTCTCATTACGGATATAATTTTAAGTATGATAACAGAGATGTTCTCAATCTTTGGAGCGGATATGATTTTGCCGGCCAGTCCGGTCTTTATATCGATATAAATCATATGAACGACGTTGATTATATCAATCTTGCTTCAAATAATATCATAGATCAATCAACGGCCAGACAGGTACTTTCACGTATTAATACCTTTTATAATACGACAGATAACTATATGGGTGCCTATTTTAAATATTATCAAGATTTAAGATCAGAGAACAATGACAACACTTTGCAAAAACTGCCGACACTTCACTATCACCATTACCTTGATACTTATCTAAAAGATCATCTGCTCTACTCCTTAGATGTCAAGAGTAACAATATCCGACGACAGATAAACAATAAGGTCATTCAAACAGATGTAAATTTGCCCGTGACACTGCAGACATCTCTTTTTGATGAGTATCTCAATCTTTCATATACTGCCAATCTTTATCTGCAGCATTCAGCTTTTAGCGGTGAGAATGACAATACACCGAATTTTGAGTATAAAGACGGCTATTATGCCAGAAATTATCATACATTCAGTGCAAATACGCAGTTGACAAAGAGATATGACTCTTTTAGCCATATTATAGGTTTTGGTGTGATCTATAATAAATCTGCGTGGGAACAGGATACCGGATTTTATGCAGATAATACTGATTATTGTTCCAATTTGGATAATGCAAGTGATATTGAATATGCAAGCAGATGCGAGTTTTATAATATAGCGGAAATTGATAATGCTGCTCAGTTGCAGTTTACTCAATATATTTATGATGATAAAGCACAGCAGATACTCTATCATAGAATGGCGCAAAGAATCTCTTACTCTTCGACAAGCAGTCGTTATGGAGAGCTTGAAAATGAGCTGGATTATAAAATAACAAAATACCTCTCGTTTTATAATAATATGTTTTACAATTATGACAGGAATGCCTTCTCAAAACTTTTTAATAAGCTCTCTTTGAACAAATATGGCGTTAATTTACAGTTTTCTCATCTTTATAAAGACAGTTTTATCTCTGGCGATCCACTGCGGTTTACAAATTATCTGACCTCAAGTGTTGAGTACACCTACAATAGACATTACTCATTTTCAGTGCTTTATAACTACGATATTGAAAATAAAGAGAAAAAAAGTGCCTCTATCGGTTTTATGTATAAGAAACGATGTTGGGACTTTGGTATAAAATACAGTGAGAACAACAGACCGATCTTGACACAAAACAGCGGATCTTCATCAATATATGACAGGTATATCTATGTGACGATTGTATTGAAACCGTTGATGCAGTCTAGTAAGAACAGTTCGTTTATTACATACAAGCTGCCAAACAGTCAGACGAACTAG
- a CDS encoding RDD family protein: protein MNEEIENVLHREGFVLADIKKRAIAFFIDEMLLSFLLIIAMSDSFSNAKTVEEMIMLTNSFLWEYILMKIVYQTFFVMQYGATLGKIAMKIRVIEIATLQNPTFAVALNRAVFRIISEMLFYLGFLWGVMDPARQTWHDKTARTLVVNA from the coding sequence TTGAATGAAGAGATAGAAAACGTTCTCCATCGTGAAGGGTTTGTATTAGCAGATATTAAAAAACGTGCTATAGCCTTTTTTATTGATGAGATGCTTCTCTCTTTTTTATTAATCATTGCAATGTCTGACTCTTTTTCCAATGCAAAAACTGTAGAAGAGATGATCATGCTTACAAACAGTTTTTTATGGGAATATATTTTGATGAAAATCGTCTATCAGACTTTTTTTGTCATGCAGTATGGTGCAACTCTTGGTAAGATTGCCATGAAAATACGTGTCATTGAGATAGCAACACTGCAAAATCCTACGTTTGCGGTTGCTTTGAACCGTGCTGTCTTTCGCATTATCAGTGAAATGCTTTTTTATCTGGGATTTTTATGGGGTGTAATGGATCCTGCACGTCAGACATGGCATGATAAAACAGCGAGAACTTTGGTGGTCAATGCGTAG